One Pseudomonas rhizophila DNA window includes the following coding sequences:
- a CDS encoding symmetrical bis(5'-nucleosyl)-tetraphosphatase codes for MATYAVGDLQGCLDPLKCLLERVAFDPQKDTLWLVGDLVNRGPQSLETLRFLYNIRDSLVCVLGNHDLHLLAAWQNIERLKKSDTLSEILDAPDCVELLEWLRLQKLMHYDEQRNLALVHAGIPPQWSLRKALKYAGEVEHALRDDNLFGPYLDGMYGNEPVKWDNDLTGTARLRVITNYFTRMRFCTRDGKLDLKGKEGIETAPPGYAPWFKHKERKTRNLKIIFGHWAALEGQSDEPGVFALDTGCVWGSAMTLMNVDSGEQLRCECDEQGHAKSLHHPTIASVTAATIV; via the coding sequence CCTGCTGGAACGGGTCGCCTTCGACCCACAGAAAGACACGCTGTGGCTGGTGGGCGATCTGGTCAATCGCGGCCCACAATCGCTTGAGACCTTGCGCTTTCTCTACAACATCCGCGATTCGCTGGTCTGCGTGCTCGGTAATCACGACCTGCACCTGCTGGCCGCCTGGCAGAACATCGAGCGCCTGAAAAAATCCGATACCTTGAGCGAGATCCTCGATGCTCCCGATTGCGTCGAGCTGCTGGAATGGCTGCGCCTGCAAAAGCTCATGCACTACGACGAGCAGCGCAACCTGGCGCTGGTGCACGCCGGCATCCCACCCCAGTGGTCCTTGCGCAAGGCGCTCAAGTACGCCGGCGAAGTCGAACACGCGCTGCGCGACGACAACCTGTTCGGCCCCTACCTGGATGGCATGTACGGCAATGAACCGGTCAAATGGGACAACGATCTCACCGGCACCGCCCGTCTGCGAGTCATCACCAATTATTTCACCCGCATGCGCTTCTGCACCCGCGACGGTAAGCTGGACCTCAAGGGCAAGGAAGGCATCGAGACCGCGCCACCTGGCTACGCCCCTTGGTTCAAACACAAAGAGCGCAAGACCCGTAATCTGAAGATCATTTTCGGGCACTGGGCGGCACTGGAAGGCCAATCCGACGAACCTGGGGTTTTCGCCCTCGACACCGGATGCGTATGGGGTAGCGCGATGACGCTGATGAACGTCGACTCTGGCGAGCAACTGCGTTGCGAGTGTGACGAACAGGGTCACGCCAAATCCCTTCATCATCCGACCATTGCATCAGTAACGGCCGCTACCATCGTTTGA
- the glpE gene encoding thiosulfate sulfurtransferase GlpE encodes MTAFKRIPPEQAQALRETGAVVVDVRDPATFAALHISGSTHLDNHSLSDFIRNADLDAPVVVVCYHGNSSQSAAAYLVSQGFSDVYSLDGGFELWRTTYPAETAPGNPE; translated from the coding sequence ATGACCGCTTTTAAACGCATCCCCCCAGAGCAGGCCCAGGCCCTGCGTGAAACAGGCGCGGTTGTCGTCGACGTTCGAGATCCGGCCACCTTCGCCGCCCTGCACATCAGCGGCTCGACCCATCTGGATAACCACTCCCTCTCCGATTTCATCCGCAATGCGGACCTCGATGCCCCCGTGGTGGTGGTCTGTTATCACGGCAACTCCAGCCAGAGCGCAGCCGCTTACCTGGTCAGCCAAGGCTTCTCCGATGTCTATAGCCTGGACGGCGGTTTTGAGCTGTGGCGCACGACTTATCCTGCAGAAACAGCCCCAGGTAACCCGGAATAA
- a CDS encoding PrkA family serine protein kinase, with the protein MSIFSHFQQRFESTRQEEYSLQEYLDLCKQDRSAYASAAERLLLAIGEPELLDTSANSRLSRIFSNKVIRRYPTFQDFHGMEECIDQIVSYFRHAAQGLEEKKQILYLLGPVGGGKSSLAEKLKELIEKVPFYAIKGSPVFESPLGLFNATEDGAILEEDFGIPRRYLNTIMSPWATKRLAEFGGDISQFRVVKLYPSILNQIAVAKTEPGDENNQDISALVGKVDIRKLEEFPQNDADAYSYSGALCRANQGLMEFVEMFKAPIKVLHPLLTATQEGNYNSTEGLGAIPFSGILLAHSNESEWHTFRNNKNNEAFIDRIYIVKVPYCLRVTDEVKIYDKLLFNSSLSKAHCAPDTLKMLAQFTVLSRLKEPENSNIYSKMRVYDGENLKDTDPKAKSIQEYRDNAGVDEGMNGLSTRFAFKILSKVFNFDPHEIAANPVHLLYVLEQQIEQEQFQAETRERYLRFLKEYLAPRYIEFIGKEIQTAYLESYSEYGQNIFDRYVLYADFWIQDQEYRDPETGEILNRVALNEELEKIEKPAGISNPKDFRNEIVNFVLRARANNNGKNPTWLSYEKLRVVIEKKMFSNTEDLLPVISFNAKASKEDQQKHNDFVTRMVERGYTDKQVRLLSEWYLRVRKSQ; encoded by the coding sequence ATGAGTATTTTTAGCCACTTCCAGCAACGTTTCGAGTCCACGCGGCAGGAGGAATACTCGCTGCAGGAATACCTCGATCTCTGCAAGCAGGACCGCAGCGCCTACGCATCGGCTGCGGAACGCCTGTTGCTGGCAATCGGAGAACCGGAACTGCTGGATACCTCGGCCAATTCGAGGCTTTCGCGGATCTTTTCCAACAAGGTGATTCGCCGCTATCCGACCTTCCAGGACTTCCATGGCATGGAAGAGTGCATCGACCAGATCGTGTCCTATTTCCGCCACGCAGCTCAGGGTCTGGAAGAAAAGAAACAGATCCTGTACCTGCTTGGTCCCGTCGGTGGCGGTAAATCGTCCCTGGCCGAGAAGCTCAAGGAACTGATCGAAAAGGTGCCCTTCTACGCCATCAAGGGTTCTCCCGTGTTCGAATCCCCCCTGGGGCTGTTCAACGCTACCGAAGATGGCGCGATTCTGGAAGAAGACTTCGGTATTCCGCGCCGCTACCTCAATACCATCATGTCGCCATGGGCCACCAAGCGCCTGGCCGAGTTCGGCGGTGACATCAGCCAGTTCCGGGTGGTCAAGCTCTACCCTTCGATCCTCAACCAGATCGCGGTGGCCAAGACCGAACCGGGGGATGAAAACAACCAGGACATTTCGGCCCTCGTGGGCAAGGTCGATATCCGCAAGCTGGAAGAGTTTCCTCAAAACGACGCCGACGCCTACAGCTATTCGGGTGCGCTGTGCCGGGCCAACCAAGGCCTGATGGAATTCGTCGAAATGTTCAAGGCGCCCATCAAAGTGCTGCACCCCCTGCTGACCGCAACCCAGGAAGGCAACTACAACAGCACTGAAGGCCTCGGGGCGATTCCGTTCAGCGGCATCCTGCTGGCGCACTCCAACGAATCGGAATGGCACACCTTCCGCAACAACAAGAACAACGAAGCCTTCATCGACCGGATCTACATCGTCAAGGTGCCCTACTGCCTGCGAGTCACCGATGAGGTCAAGATCTACGACAAGCTCCTGTTCAACAGCTCGTTGTCCAAGGCCCACTGCGCCCCCGACACACTGAAGATGCTTGCCCAGTTCACGGTGCTGTCGCGCCTGAAGGAGCCGGAAAACTCCAACATCTATTCGAAGATGCGCGTCTATGACGGTGAGAACCTCAAGGACACTGATCCGAAGGCCAAGTCGATCCAGGAATACCGCGACAACGCGGGAGTCGATGAAGGGATGAATGGTCTGTCCACACGTTTTGCCTTCAAGATTCTGTCCAAGGTCTTCAACTTCGATCCACACGAGATCGCAGCCAACCCGGTTCACCTGCTGTATGTGTTGGAACAGCAGATCGAGCAGGAACAATTCCAGGCGGAAACCCGCGAGCGTTACCTGCGTTTCCTGAAGGAGTATCTGGCTCCGCGTTATATCGAGTTCATCGGCAAGGAAATCCAGACCGCGTACCTGGAGTCCTACAGCGAATATGGGCAGAACATCTTCGATCGCTACGTGCTTTACGCGGACTTCTGGATCCAGGATCAGGAATACCGCGATCCGGAAACCGGCGAAATCCTCAACCGCGTGGCGCTGAACGAGGAACTGGAAAAAATCGAGAAACCGGCCGGGATCAGCAACCCCAAGGATTTCCGCAACGAAATCGTCAACTTCGTCTTGCGGGCCCGGGCCAACAACAACGGCAAGAACCCGACCTGGCTCAGCTACGAGAAGCTGCGGGTGGTCATCGAGAAGAAAATGTTCTCCAACACCGAAGACCTGCTGCCAGTCATCAGTTTCAACGCCAAGGCCAGCAAGGAGGACCAGCAAAAACACAACGACTTCGTCACACGCATGGTCGAACGTGGCTACACCGACAAACAGGTACGACTGCTCTCCGAGTGGTACCTGCGGGTCCGGAAATCGCAGTGA
- a CDS encoding YeaH/YhbH family protein, which translates to MSYVIDRRLNGKNKSTVNRQRFLRRYRDHIKKAVEEAVSRRSITDMEHGEQISIPGRDIDEPVLHHGRGGKQTVVHPGNKEFTSGEHIPRPQGGGGGRGPGKAGNSGEGMDEFVFQITQEEFLEFMFEDLELPNLVKRNLTGTDTFKTVRAGISNEGNPSRINIIRTLRSAHARRIALSGSSRAKLRETKEELARLKREEPDNFGDIQELEAEIEKLSARIHRVPFLDTFDLKYNLLVKQPNPSSKAVMFCLMDVSGSMTQATKDIAKRFFILLYLFLKRNYDKIDVVFIRHHTSAREVDEEEFFYSRETGGTIVSSALKLMQEIMAERYPANEWNIYAAQASDGDNWNDDSPICRDILINQIMPFVQYYTYVEITPREHQALWYEYERIAEAFSDTFAQQQLVSAGDIYPVFRELFQRRLVT; encoded by the coding sequence ATGAGCTATGTGATCGACCGACGCCTTAATGGCAAGAACAAAAGCACGGTGAACCGCCAGCGGTTTCTGCGGCGTTACCGCGACCATATCAAGAAGGCCGTCGAAGAGGCGGTCAGTCGCCGTTCCATTACCGACATGGAACATGGCGAGCAGATCAGCATCCCCGGACGCGACATCGACGAGCCGGTGCTTCACCACGGGCGTGGCGGCAAACAGACTGTCGTGCACCCCGGCAACAAGGAATTCACTAGCGGCGAACACATTCCGCGTCCGCAAGGCGGAGGTGGCGGGAGAGGTCCGGGCAAGGCCGGTAACTCCGGCGAGGGCATGGACGAATTCGTGTTCCAGATTACCCAGGAGGAATTCCTGGAGTTCATGTTCGAGGACCTCGAGCTGCCGAATCTGGTCAAGCGCAACCTGACCGGCACCGATACGTTCAAGACGGTGCGCGCCGGCATCAGCAATGAAGGCAATCCTTCGCGTATCAACATTATCCGTACGCTTCGCTCGGCCCATGCCCGGCGCATCGCGCTGTCTGGCAGCAGCCGGGCAAAGTTGCGCGAGACAAAGGAGGAGCTCGCCCGCCTCAAGCGCGAAGAACCCGACAATTTTGGCGATATTCAGGAGCTGGAAGCGGAGATCGAAAAACTTAGCGCGCGGATTCACCGTGTGCCATTTCTCGATACCTTCGACCTCAAGTACAACCTGCTGGTGAAACAACCCAACCCCAGCTCCAAGGCCGTGATGTTCTGCCTGATGGACGTGTCGGGGTCCATGACCCAGGCCACCAAGGATATTGCCAAGCGTTTCTTCATCCTGTTGTACCTGTTCCTCAAACGGAACTACGACAAGATCGATGTGGTGTTCATCCGCCACCACACCAGCGCCAGGGAAGTCGACGAAGAGGAGTTCTTCTATTCCCGGGAAACCGGCGGCACGATCGTTTCCAGTGCCCTGAAGCTGATGCAGGAAATCATGGCCGAACGCTATCCGGCCAATGAATGGAACATCTACGCCGCCCAGGCGTCCGACGGCGACAACTGGAACGATGATTCACCCATTTGCCGCGACATCCTGATCAACCAGATCATGCCGTTCGTCCAGTACTACACCTATGTGGAAATTACTCCACGGGAACATCAGGCCTTGTGGTACGAATATGAACGCATTGCCGAAGCGTTTTCCGACACATTTGCCCAGCAGCAACTGGTCTCGGCCGGGGACATCTACCCGGTCTTCCGTGAACTCTTCCAGCGCAGGTTAGTGACATGA
- a CDS encoding SpoVR family protein, which translates to MTAKKEQKRQPISTGSEWTFELIQAYDREISRIADRYALDTYPNQIEVITAEQMMDAYASVGMPLGYHHWSYGKHFLSTEKSYSRGQMGLAYEIVINSDPCIAYLMEENTICMQALVVAHACYGHNSFFKGNYLFRTWTDASSIIDYLVFAKQYIMQCEERHGIDAVEDLLDSCHALMNYGVDRYKRPYPISAEEERRRQKDREEHLQKQINDLWRTIPKGADKYSEKDNARFPAEPQENILYFIEKHAPLLEPWQREIVRIVRKIAQYFYPQRQTQVMNEGWATFWHYTLMNDLYDEGLVTDGFMMEFLTSHTSVVFQPGFDSPYYSGINPYALGFAMYRDIRRMCENPTEEDRRWFPDIAGSDWLSAIKFAMSSFKDESFILQYLSPKVIRDLKLFSILDDDQKDDLLVPAIHDESGYRVIRETLAAQYNLGNREPNVQIYSIDRRGDRSLTLRHQAHDRKPLGDSTDEVLKHLHRLWGFDIHLETLQGEQVMKTHHVPPRTEQTEGDYGRLDLAVIHL; encoded by the coding sequence ATGACCGCCAAAAAAGAGCAGAAGCGTCAACCCATCTCCACCGGCTCCGAATGGACGTTCGAGCTGATCCAGGCCTACGACCGGGAAATCAGCCGTATCGCGGACCGTTATGCCCTGGACACTTACCCGAACCAGATCGAGGTGATCACCGCCGAGCAGATGATGGACGCCTACGCGTCGGTCGGCATGCCTTTGGGCTATCACCACTGGTCCTACGGCAAGCACTTCCTCAGTACCGAGAAGTCCTACAGCCGCGGCCAGATGGGGTTGGCCTATGAGATCGTGATCAACTCCGACCCTTGCATCGCCTACCTGATGGAAGAAAACACCATCTGCATGCAGGCCTTGGTGGTGGCCCATGCTTGCTACGGCCACAACAGCTTCTTCAAGGGTAATTACCTGTTTCGCACCTGGACCGATGCCAGCTCGATCATCGATTACCTGGTATTTGCCAAGCAATACATCATGCAATGCGAGGAGCGTCACGGCATCGATGCCGTGGAAGACCTGCTGGACTCCTGCCACGCGCTGATGAACTACGGCGTGGACCGCTACAAACGACCGTATCCGATTTCCGCCGAAGAAGAACGCCGGCGTCAAAAGGATCGCGAAGAACATCTGCAAAAGCAGATCAACGATCTGTGGCGCACCATTCCCAAAGGGGCCGACAAGTACAGCGAGAAAGACAACGCGCGCTTCCCTGCCGAGCCTCAGGAAAACATCCTCTATTTCATTGAAAAACACGCTCCGCTGCTGGAGCCGTGGCAGAGGGAGATCGTGCGCATCGTGCGCAAGATCGCTCAATATTTTTATCCGCAACGCCAGACCCAGGTCATGAACGAAGGCTGGGCCACGTTCTGGCATTACACGCTCATGAACGACCTGTACGACGAAGGCCTGGTCACCGACGGTTTTATGATGGAGTTCCTCACGTCCCACACCAGCGTGGTGTTCCAGCCCGGTTTCGACAGCCCGTATTACAGCGGCATCAACCCTTATGCACTGGGCTTTGCCATGTACCGCGATATCCGGCGCATGTGTGAAAACCCCACAGAGGAGGATCGGCGCTGGTTCCCGGACATCGCCGGCTCGGACTGGTTGTCCGCTATCAAATTCGCCATGAGCAGCTTCAAGGACGAGAGCTTCATCCTCCAGTACCTCTCGCCCAAGGTCATCCGCGACCTGAAACTGTTCAGCATCCTCGATGATGACCAGAAAGATGACCTGCTGGTGCCTGCCATCCACGATGAAAGCGGTTATCGCGTCATCCGCGAGACACTGGCGGCGCAATACAACCTGGGCAACCGCGAACCCAACGTTCAGATCTACAGCATCGATCGCCGGGGCGATCGCTCGCTGACGCTGCGCCATCAGGCGCATGATCGCAAACCGTTGGGCGACTCAACCGATGAAGTCCTCAAGCACCTGCACCGCCTCTGGGGTTTCGACATCCATCTCGAAACCCTGCAAGGCGAGCAGGTGATGAAAACCCATCACGTGCCCCCCAGAACCGAGCAAACCGAAGGAGATTATGGCCGGTTGGACTTGGCTGTCATTCATCTTTGA
- a CDS encoding multifunctional CCA addition/repair protein → MQIYKVGGAVRDRLLGIPVTDIDWVVVGATAEDMLAKGFRPVGADFPVFLDPKTGEEYALARTERKSGRGYGGFVFHASPEVTLEEDLIRRDLTINAMAEDDHGNLTDPYHGQRDLKARLLRHVSPAFAEDPLRVLRVARFAARYAPLGFKVADETLELMRQLSDSGELQALTAERSWKEISRALMEKQPQVFIQVLRDCTALKVLMPEVDALFGVPQPEAHHPEIDTGVHTLSVLEQAALHEQPLTVRWACLLHDLGKGLTPAHEWPRHIAHEHTGLKLIKAVNERFKAPRDCQELALLVGQYHTHGHRALELKASTLLELLQSFDVYRRPQRFEEFIAACEMDARGRKGLESRSYPQADYLRGAAAAARGVAVQPLLEKGFKGPELGEAIKRERLRALKAYKDAAS, encoded by the coding sequence ATGCAGATCTATAAAGTCGGCGGCGCCGTTCGCGATCGCCTGCTGGGCATTCCTGTCACCGACATTGATTGGGTCGTGGTGGGGGCTACGGCCGAGGATATGCTCGCCAAGGGCTTTCGCCCGGTGGGAGCTGACTTTCCGGTATTCCTTGATCCCAAGACCGGGGAGGAATACGCCCTCGCCCGCACCGAACGCAAAAGTGGCCGCGGTTATGGCGGCTTCGTGTTCCATGCCAGCCCTGAAGTGACCCTCGAAGAAGACCTGATCCGCAGGGACCTGACGATCAACGCCATGGCCGAAGATGACCATGGCAATCTTACCGACCCGTATCACGGCCAACGCGATCTCAAAGCCCGCCTGCTACGCCATGTTTCCCCCGCGTTCGCCGAAGATCCACTCAGGGTCCTGCGGGTTGCCCGCTTTGCCGCGCGCTATGCTCCGCTCGGTTTCAAAGTGGCGGACGAAACCCTGGAACTGATGCGCCAGCTCAGCGACTCGGGCGAACTGCAAGCCTTGACCGCCGAACGCAGCTGGAAAGAAATTTCCCGCGCCCTCATGGAAAAACAACCGCAGGTGTTTATCCAGGTCCTGCGCGATTGCACAGCCCTCAAAGTCTTGATGCCCGAGGTGGATGCACTGTTCGGCGTGCCGCAACCCGAGGCCCATCACCCTGAAATCGACACTGGCGTCCACACCCTGAGCGTGCTGGAGCAGGCCGCGCTGCATGAACAGCCCCTGACGGTTCGTTGGGCGTGCCTACTGCATGACTTGGGCAAAGGCCTGACGCCCGCGCACGAATGGCCCCGGCATATCGCCCATGAACACACGGGCCTGAAGCTGATCAAGGCGGTCAATGAACGTTTCAAGGCACCGCGCGACTGTCAGGAGTTGGCTTTATTGGTCGGTCAATACCATACCCACGGCCATCGTGCGCTTGAGCTGAAGGCATCCACTTTGCTTGAGCTGTTGCAGAGTTTTGACGTGTATCGCCGCCCTCAGCGCTTCGAGGAGTTCATCGCCGCGTGCGAGATGGATGCGCGCGGCCGCAAGGGCCTGGAGAGTCGAAGTTATCCACAGGCGGATTACCTGCGTGGAGCGGCAGCGGCCGCACGCGGAGTAGCGGTGCAGCCCTTGCTGGAAAAAGGCTTCAAGGGACCTGAATTGGGCGAGGCGATCAAGCGTGAGCGTCTTCGGGCATTGAAAGCGTATAAAGACGCGGCGAGCTGA
- the folK gene encoding 2-amino-4-hydroxy-6-hydroxymethyldihydropteridine diphosphokinase gives MSLTQVFLGLGSNIEREAHLCAGLEALAGFLVDIRCSAVFESQPVGIKSGPFFNFVVAAYTDLPLMELDRRLKFIEADNGRYAPDRKGLPLDIDVLLYGEQVGNFDGLILPRAEILKNAFVLWPLSLIAPDRIHPGVGKSFATLWDESQIDQVLAPVAFEWRGVPLTPLELLSGL, from the coding sequence ATGTCGCTGACTCAGGTTTTTCTCGGGCTCGGCAGCAATATCGAGCGCGAAGCCCACTTGTGCGCAGGTCTTGAAGCCCTTGCCGGTTTCCTGGTGGACATACGCTGTTCGGCGGTGTTCGAGAGCCAGCCGGTGGGGATCAAGAGCGGGCCTTTTTTCAATTTCGTCGTAGCTGCCTACACGGATCTGCCGCTGATGGAGCTGGACCGTCGCCTCAAGTTCATCGAAGCAGACAACGGTCGTTATGCGCCGGACCGTAAAGGGCTGCCGCTGGATATCGACGTGTTGTTGTATGGCGAGCAGGTCGGCAATTTCGACGGCTTGATCCTGCCCCGCGCCGAAATTCTCAAGAACGCCTTTGTCCTGTGGCCATTGTCGTTGATTGCACCCGATCGGATACATCCTGGCGTAGGCAAAAGCTTCGCGACTTTGTGGGATGAGTCGCAGATTGACCAGGTGTTGGCTCCGGTGGCTTTTGAATGGCGGGGTGTACCGCTCACGCCTTTGGAGCTGCTGTCAGGCCTCTGA